The sequence CTCAGGTCATCGCGCTGGGTGTCGACACAAAACAAGAATATGACACCGTTCTGCAGTTGAGTGTTAATGGTGTTCAGGGGCGGTATTTTGAAGAAGAGCAGCAAATACTTCCTTTGCCGTCATCTCGCCCTAAAGACGTGGAACATAAAAAAGTACAAATTGGTCGTAGAAATCGTTGGCGAAAAAGTAAGTAATTAAATGAGTAACAGTTCTTTCTTAGGTAAATTCAGACAAAACAATCAAAGCACTGCACGGTTGAGCATTGTTGTGCAACCTGGTGGGTTGTATTTTTCTTCGCTATCAGAGAGTAAGCTTCCTTCTTACGTCGAGCTAGACGGATTACCTTGGCAGAAAGTCCTGAACAACACTTTAAAAGATCACGGCGTATCCGGTGTTTCTGCGGATGTTGTTTTACACTCCAATCTCTACCAAACCTATCAGATCGATAAACCAGCTATCCCAACCGAAGAATTATCGGCTGCTTTACCATTTCTGCTTAAAGATCTTATTTCAGAACGAATTACTGACATTGTTGCTGACGCAGCACCATTGCCTACGGGTAATAAGCTTCAGGTGTTTGTTGTTTCGCGTGAGATTGTGCTCTCCTTATATGAGCAGTTTAATCAACTGAATATCAAACTAGAGCGCATTTTAGTTGAAGAAGAAGTTTGGGCACATTCCGCTCAAAAACTCACTCAGTTCCTGCTTTTACAACGGAGTAAAAAAGGTCAGTTTCGTGTTTTTGCTTTTATTGATGGACGTTGTACGTTCCAGCGAACAATACGTGGCATTGAATCACCGCTCACAGGTGTCGCCAGTAGTATACTTCAGTTAGATGGACTTGCACTTGAACTTCAACGTTCGATAGATTACCTATCGTCTCAGATGAAGGGCGCGTCCTTGCATCAGATGAAAGTCTGTTGCGATGAAGAACAGCAAGGTGAAGTTGTCTCGGCACTTGGTGAAAGACTAAGTGTTAAGGTGTTGCCATTAAATGATGCTGGTCGTGAATCGGGAACATTACTGGTTGAAAACACCACATCGGCACTTACCGATGCGGTTAACTTATTCCCATCGTATCTTAAGCCTAAAAAAGAGTATTTTACGTTAAAGAACGTCCTATTGGGTTGGGGCGTGGCAGCGGCTGCGTTGGTCGCTGTGTATAGCGGAGTGATGTACCAGCAAAATGACTTAACGAAACAACTTTACTTAATTAAAGCGCAAGAGGCCGAGTTTGCGCAGCAGTCAAAAACTCTGAAACAACGAATTGCGAGTCATAAACCGAGTCCGGAAAAAATCGCGGCAGTATCGCGCTTAGAAATCGAAATAGAAGCCAAACGGCGCTCTCTGGGGGCGATAAAAGAACATGATGCTGCACAGCAAATGGGTTACTCTGGCGTAATGCAATCGCTAGCCAAGCTTGGACGTAACGATATATCGCTGAGTTCTATTTCCATTTCTACCCACTCGCTTGACTTGAAAGGTTTGGCTAAAGATCCTCAATCGGTTCCCAGTTGGATTGGTCAGTTCAAAAATGAACTGAATTTGGTCGGACGTACATTTGAGAAGCTAAAAATTGGCCGGAATGAACAAGGTATTCTTACTTTCGAGCTGAAGACGAAAGAGGAACGCAGCTAATGCAAGCATGGCAAATGTTGAGTGACAAGTTTGTAAAGTTGTCCGAAAGAGAAAAATGGCTCATTACCTTGTGCGGTTTCGTTGTGATCATCATGGCGGTATTTACGCTCATGATTGAGCCTGTTTTTCAGGCTAATCAGAAGATGACAAAGAATATCACCGCAACGAAACTCGCCAGTCAGCAACTAGAAGCTGATGTTTTGTTGATGACTGCAAAGCTCAAAAAAGACCCAGATCAGGAAATAAACCTGAAATATAGAAGTTTGGTCACTGAGAGCCAGCAGTTGTCTGAACAGTTATCAGAAATGATCGAGAGCCTTATTTCTCCTAGTGAAATGGCAGCGCTACTTGAAAGTGTGTTGGAAGGAAGTAAAGAACTCCGGTTGGTATCTTTGGAATCTCAACGTGCGGAACCTGTTGTTCCAAATCAATCTAGTCCGGATGCATCTGCTTACTATGTTCATCCTGTTCGACTTGAGCTACTCGGTAATTACTTTGCGATCGTTAAGTACTTAGAATCGCTGGAGTCACTCCCCGTAAAGTACTACTGGCGCAGCTTCCAATACAATGTGGAAGAGTATCCTACGGCACGTTTGGTTTTAGAGGTCTACACACTAGGGACGAGAGAGGAGTTTATCGGTGGTTAAGTTTATATCTGCGGCTGTATTGTTAGTTTGCTCATCGCACAGTTTTGCAGCCCAAGATCCCACAGCTCCGCTCAATTGGCAAAAGCCAACCGTACCGCAAGAGACAAAGAAAGTGGTCAATCGTCCTCTACCCAAACTTGAAAGCATCGTATGCAGTGGCGATGTAGCGTGCAAAGCGGTGGTCAGTGGTCAAGTTGTGGTGGCTGGAGATAGCATCAGTGGTTATCAGGTAAAGAATGTTGAGTCAGAGCATGTGGTATTGTCTCGTGGTGGCAAACAGTTGAATTTGAAACTTTTCGCTCTGGATATTAAACAGTAAGGTTATAGAAATTATATGCGTAAATTCGCAGTCTCTATTTTGATTGCTTCACTAACCGGTTGTTCGATGGGACACCGTGATCCAGTTGAAGTTAAGAGCACTCTAAATCAGGCCATCAATGAGGCCAATGCTCATAGCCTAGCGCAGCTTCCACCCTCTGTGGAAGCGGATCTCATGCCTCTTTTAGATGATGATAGTGTCGCTTCAAATCAGACGGCCAAGCGTTTTCGAATCCAAGCCAATCATGTGAATGCGAAGTCGTTTTTTGCCAGCTTGGTCAAAGGTACTGAGTTTAGTGCTGCCATTCACCCTGATGTTCAAGGTGACATAACCGTCAACTTGACCGACGTGTCTTTAGATGAAGTGTTGGCGGTGGTGCGAGATATCTACGGCTTTGATATTGTCAAAACGGGCAATATCATTCAGGTTTACCCAGCAGGGTTAAGAACCGTTACCATACCAGTTGATTACCTTCAGTTTAAACGCTCCGGTCGTTCTTTGACGTCTATATCAACGGGAACCATCACCAACACAGACACGGATTCAAACTCAAGCTCTTCAAGTTCTGATAATAACTCAGCTTCTAGCCGAACTGCCAAAGGCGGGACAGAGATAGAAACGATTAGCGAAAGTGATTTCTGGCCGCAACTAGAAAAGGCGGTCGCTCAGTTGGTTGGATTCGGAAAAGGGCAGAGTGTGGTTGTGACTCCGCAAGCCAGCGTAATTACGGTTCGCGCCTATCCAGATGAGATCCGCCAAGTGCGCGAGTTCTTAGGTGTGTCACAGCAGCGTATGCAGCGTCAAGTAATCCTAGAGGCAAAAATTCTCGAAGTCACATTGAGCGATGGTTATCAGCAAGGGATCAATTGGTCTAAAGCTTTCTCTTCCAATGGTACTGACTACACAATAGGACGAGGTACTGTCAAAGACGCAGACGGAAACATCCTCAATTCTGTTCTTCCGGGGCTCGATGCCATTGGCACACTGTTGGGTGGGCAATCCAACGTCGTGATATCAAGCGGTAGTTTTGACGCTGTCCTTAATTTTATGTCCACTCAAGGCGACTTAAATGTCCTTTCTAGTCCGAGAGTGACCGCGTCGAACAATCAAAAAGCCGTCATTAAAGTGGGTACGGATGAATACTATGTGACTGACTTATCGAGTGTGGTAGGTACGGGTGATAACTCAGAGCCCTCACCTGAAGTAGAGCTTACCCCTTTCTTCTCTGGTATTTCTTTGGATGTGACACCTCAAATAGATGATAAAGGCAATGTTCTATTACATGTGCATCCAGCCGTCATTGAAGTGGATGAACAGGTTAAAGAAATTGGTTATGGCGATACGCGAATCAGTTTGCCTTTAGCAAGAAGCTCGATTCGAGAGTCAGACTCCGTTATCCGTGCGCAAGATGGCGATGTGGTAGTGATTGGTGGATTGATGAAGTCTAACACCTTTGACCAAGTCTCTAAGGTTCCGTTCTTAGGTGATGTTCCTGCGCTCGGTCACTTGTTCCGCAATACAAGGAAGTTAACCGAAAAAACAGAGCTGGTGATCTTATTGAAACCGACAGTTGTTGGCGTAAATACTTGGCAAAAAGAGTTGGAGCGTTCCCGAGATTTGCTTGAGGAATGGTTCCCAGAGCAGCAATAACCCGATGTACTTTGAGCATTTTGGTTTTCATCAGCCGCCTTTTAGCCTGACGCCCTCAACGGATTTGTTTTTAGGGTTAGGCCCACATTATGAAGCCATTCAGACAGTGAACAGCGCACTGGAAATGGGCGAAGGGGTTATCAAAGTGACAGGCGAAGTCGGGACGGGTAAAACCATGATCTGCAGGATGATGGTGAATCACTTCCCTGACAACATTCAGCTGGTTTATTTGCCGAACCCAGCCCTCACGGGAGATGAGCTCAGGGTGGCGGTGGCAGCGGAACTTGGCATTAAAGGGCAAGCATCCAGTGCTTTGGTTGAAGATATTCACCAGCGTCTTTTCGATTTAGCGAAAAATGGAAAGCAAGTTGTCGTGTTTGTCGATGAAGCGCAAGCTCTGTCCGATGAAGCGTTAGAAGTGCTAAGACTGTTTGGAAACATCGAAACTGAACAACAAAAACTGATACAAATCGTGTTAATTGGGCAGCCAGAACTGGATGAAAGATTGCAGCAGCATCATCTGCGTCAGCTACGTCAGAGGATCACCTTCAGTGCTCATTTAAGGCCATTGAGTCATGCAGAAACGGCCACTTACATAGAAAGCAGGCTAGAGAAAGCAGGTGGTGAACAGTTCCTACTGACAGCGGCACAAAAGAGAGCAATATGGCAGGCAAGTCAGGGAGTGCCTCGCTTGATTAATCAAATCAGTCATAAAGCGTTGCTTCTTGCGTATAGCCAAAATGCAAACAAGGTTGAAAACGTTCATCTTTTTGAAGCAATCCATGACACATACGATTGCCGTAAACCCAGATTTAAATCTCCGATATTTTGGGGATGGAGCTAATACACTATGAGTGCGATGAATAAAGCTTTGTCAGAGTTGGCAGACAATCAAAATGAAAAACGACACTCAATTGAGCGTGTCCACGTTGCGCCTGTTAAGCAAAGACCGATTTTACCTTGGGTTGTAGGCACCTTTACGCTGAGCTTAGCGGTGGGAGGTTGGGCGATTTCGTATCAAGAACCACTCGATCCAATTGAAGCGGCCAGCAGTGACATCGTCTATCGAGGCGCATCGCAGCAAGTTCATGACGCTTTAAATCCGATATCTGTGCCATCACCGACGACAAAAATTCTTTCTAAAACTGACGGTATGATACATGTGAAAGCGCCGTCAGTGACATCTCCACAGCCGGTATTCATTGCGGCTCGTACCGTTGAGCAACAAGCGGAACCTGGGTTACCCACATCAGAGCTTGAATTGACTGAATCTGACGATGTGGCTTCAACTGAGCTTGTCGTTGTGGGAGAAGTCTCGATAGAACATGTTGAGCTCACCCCTGAAGAACTCTCCATTCAAGCACAAGATAAAGCCAAAAAAGCGTTAGATAACAGCGATCTTAAAAATGCTATCGAGCTTTATAGTGAAGCGCTTAGGTATACGCCGCAAGATACAAAACTGCGACAAACCTTGTCTGCGCTGTACTACGGCAAAGGTGAGGTGAGAAAGTCCTTTGAAATACTGCAGAAAGGCATCAGCCGAGACAGCGACAACATCACGTTGCGCTTGTCACTCGCGAAACTCTTATTGAAAGAAAAACAGCAAACCACCGCTTTATCGGTTCTCACGCCACTCCCTAGCAATGTCAGTGTTGAGTACTTATCGTTTCGTGGCGCTTTGGCTCAAAAATCGAACCAAGATGACATCGCACTGACGAGCTACGCGAAGCTGGTTGAATTAGAACCTGAAAGTGGCCGCTGGTGGTTAGGCTTGGGCATTCAGCAAGAGCGTCGATTAGAGTTTGATAATGCTAAACACGCTTACACCATGGCGTTGCAGGGGCTTGGAGTATCAGGGCAATCTCAGCAATTTATTCGCGATAGACTCAAGCTTATTGCTCAATTAGAGGAGCAGAAAGGTGAAAGTTAAATTAAGAAAGCGCCTTGGTGACTTACTGGTTGAAGAGGGTATTGTTACCCAAACTCAGATTGAACAAGCACTTGCCGCACAAAAAGTGACAGGGCAAAAATTTGGTGCCACGCTGATCGAGCTTGGGTTTTTGTCTGAACATCAAATGCTGACCTTTTTGTCTCAGCAGCTGGATATCCCATATATTGATTTAAATCGTACCAATGTGGATTTGGATGCGGTTCAGATTCTACCTGAAGTTCATGCTAGGCGGTTGCGCGCGCTTGTGATCAGTCGGCAACAGGACTTGTTACGTGTTGCTATGAGCGATCCGGCAGACTTGTTCACTCAAGAGGCATTGCTTGCCCAGCTGCCACAATACAGCCTCGAATTCATTGTTGTCGCGGAAAAACAGTTAGTCGACAGCTTTGATCGTTATTATCGTCGCACCAAAGAAATTGCCTCATTTGCGGAGCAGCTACAAGCAGAACACCATGTGACC is a genomic window of Vibrio japonicus containing:
- a CDS encoding MSHA biogenesis protein MshI, translating into MSNSSFLGKFRQNNQSTARLSIVVQPGGLYFSSLSESKLPSYVELDGLPWQKVLNNTLKDHGVSGVSADVVLHSNLYQTYQIDKPAIPTEELSAALPFLLKDLISERITDIVADAAPLPTGNKLQVFVVSREIVLSLYEQFNQLNIKLERILVEEEVWAHSAQKLTQFLLLQRSKKGQFRVFAFIDGRCTFQRTIRGIESPLTGVASSILQLDGLALELQRSIDYLSSQMKGASLHQMKVCCDEEQQGEVVSALGERLSVKVLPLNDAGRESGTLLVENTTSALTDAVNLFPSYLKPKKEYFTLKNVLLGWGVAAAALVAVYSGVMYQQNDLTKQLYLIKAQEAEFAQQSKTLKQRIASHKPSPEKIAAVSRLEIEIEAKRRSLGAIKEHDAAQQMGYSGVMQSLAKLGRNDISLSSISISTHSLDLKGLAKDPQSVPSWIGQFKNELNLVGRTFEKLKIGRNEQGILTFELKTKEERS
- the pilO gene encoding type 4a pilus biogenesis protein PilO, which translates into the protein MQAWQMLSDKFVKLSEREKWLITLCGFVVIIMAVFTLMIEPVFQANQKMTKNITATKLASQQLEADVLLMTAKLKKDPDQEINLKYRSLVTESQQLSEQLSEMIESLISPSEMAALLESVLEGSKELRLVSLESQRAEPVVPNQSSPDASAYYVHPVRLELLGNYFAIVKYLESLESLPVKYYWRSFQYNVEEYPTARLVLEVYTLGTREEFIGG
- a CDS encoding MSHA biogenesis protein MshK; its protein translation is MVKFISAAVLLVCSSHSFAAQDPTAPLNWQKPTVPQETKKVVNRPLPKLESIVCSGDVACKAVVSGQVVVAGDSISGYQVKNVESEHVVLSRGGKQLNLKLFALDIKQ
- the mshL gene encoding pilus (MSHA type) biogenesis protein MshL; amino-acid sequence: MRKFAVSILIASLTGCSMGHRDPVEVKSTLNQAINEANAHSLAQLPPSVEADLMPLLDDDSVASNQTAKRFRIQANHVNAKSFFASLVKGTEFSAAIHPDVQGDITVNLTDVSLDEVLAVVRDIYGFDIVKTGNIIQVYPAGLRTVTIPVDYLQFKRSGRSLTSISTGTITNTDTDSNSSSSSSDNNSASSRTAKGGTEIETISESDFWPQLEKAVAQLVGFGKGQSVVVTPQASVITVRAYPDEIRQVREFLGVSQQRMQRQVILEAKILEVTLSDGYQQGINWSKAFSSNGTDYTIGRGTVKDADGNILNSVLPGLDAIGTLLGGQSNVVISSGSFDAVLNFMSTQGDLNVLSSPRVTASNNQKAVIKVGTDEYYVTDLSSVVGTGDNSEPSPEVELTPFFSGISLDVTPQIDDKGNVLLHVHPAVIEVDEQVKEIGYGDTRISLPLARSSIRESDSVIRAQDGDVVVIGGLMKSNTFDQVSKVPFLGDVPALGHLFRNTRKLTEKTELVILLKPTVVGVNTWQKELERSRDLLEEWFPEQQ
- a CDS encoding ExeA family protein — protein: MYFEHFGFHQPPFSLTPSTDLFLGLGPHYEAIQTVNSALEMGEGVIKVTGEVGTGKTMICRMMVNHFPDNIQLVYLPNPALTGDELRVAVAAELGIKGQASSALVEDIHQRLFDLAKNGKQVVVFVDEAQALSDEALEVLRLFGNIETEQQKLIQIVLIGQPELDERLQQHHLRQLRQRITFSAHLRPLSHAETATYIESRLEKAGGEQFLLTAAQKRAIWQASQGVPRLINQISHKALLLAYSQNANKVENVHLFEAIHDTYDCRKPRFKSPIFWGWS
- a CDS encoding tetratricopeptide repeat protein, which gives rise to MSAMNKALSELADNQNEKRHSIERVHVAPVKQRPILPWVVGTFTLSLAVGGWAISYQEPLDPIEAASSDIVYRGASQQVHDALNPISVPSPTTKILSKTDGMIHVKAPSVTSPQPVFIAARTVEQQAEPGLPTSELELTESDDVASTELVVVGEVSIEHVELTPEELSIQAQDKAKKALDNSDLKNAIELYSEALRYTPQDTKLRQTLSALYYGKGEVRKSFEILQKGISRDSDNITLRLSLAKLLLKEKQQTTALSVLTPLPSNVSVEYLSFRGALAQKSNQDDIALTSYAKLVELEPESGRWWLGLGIQQERRLEFDNAKHAYTMALQGLGVSGQSQQFIRDRLKLIAQLEEQKGES